One region of Paenibacillus polymyxa M1 genomic DNA includes:
- a CDS encoding DUF402 domain-containing protein, translated as MKRKFGDRANWRRITNRKFACRYVESDAFTGYVTLYTILSLKEPLWKSYGGHTFCIADKGYSWLQYYPKGKHYVVTAMFDNREQIVEWYIDTCRNQGVTDQGVPWFDDLYLDVVVLKNGEIFLVDEDELEEALQRGHISTQEAELANRTAADLLHQIDAHMFPYFKMSLKHRAEWFHNGDFKRER; from the coding sequence ATGAAGCGCAAATTCGGAGACCGGGCCAACTGGCGCAGAATCACCAATCGCAAGTTTGCTTGCCGGTATGTAGAAAGTGATGCGTTTACAGGATATGTGACCCTGTATACTATTTTGAGTCTCAAGGAGCCATTATGGAAAAGTTATGGTGGTCATACGTTTTGCATAGCCGATAAAGGTTATTCCTGGTTACAATATTATCCCAAAGGTAAGCATTATGTGGTGACTGCTATGTTTGACAATCGAGAGCAAATCGTTGAATGGTACATTGACACCTGCCGAAATCAAGGAGTAACCGATCAAGGAGTTCCTTGGTTTGATGATTTGTATTTGGATGTGGTCGTGCTTAAAAACGGTGAAATCTTTCTGGTGGATGAGGATGAACTGGAGGAGGCGCTACAACGAGGGCATATTTCTACGCAAGAAGCAGAATTGGCTAACCGAACGGCGGCTGACTTGTTACATCAGATCGATGCTCATATGTTCCCCTATTTTAAAATGTCGCTGAAACACCGGGCTGAATGGTTTCACAACGGTGATTTCAAGAGAGAACGGTGA
- a CDS encoding PBP1A family penicillin-binding protein yields MPNDSLSRSGNRNRNTSKEKPKGKKKKITGKRVGWTLFITAALAIFCALGGYLFVMVNGEKIYKANKDKITVNETSKVYDRNGVLMGELSVQKSDPVKSEEIPPLLKKAFIATEDKRFMEHQGVDIWSIGRAAVKDIVARSAVEGGSTLTQQLAKNLFLTRDKTFFRKATEVSIAMALERNLTKDEIITLYLNRIWFGRSYSGIKAASEGYFGVSDLNELKLWQVATLAAIPKGPSKYNPISNPENSKARRAVVLQLMFEQGMIGKQEMEEAKAINYDYKQPEKVQKYQNFMEYVMDEAEDALPGVSGNDLIIGGYKIHTTMDAQAQNALDQAMADDDMFEKSPDDQPVQASMVIINNQTGGIAAMAPGRDYKKGTFNRATQSRRQPGSAFKPLVAYAPALESGKFTIDTPLSNERQSFNGYSPKNLHGYSSTISMIDAITKSENIPPVWLLNQIGVEKGVQFAESVGIPMDKNDHSLAIALGGLSKGTNTLEMAQAYSAFANKGQFQKAYSIKQINNSDDQVVYTHNEESKSVMSEKTAYEMTKMMQNVVNSGTGRKARIDWPVAGKTGTTQSGISGNSGNRDIWFVGYTPEYTGAVWMGYDKPDSKHMLRNYSGQSAAFFGRVMGEALKGHPVTQFSEPKGYEPPVEEKPEEPVQATAPSGLSGSYSQDTQIVSLSWNAAEGDNVQYRVYRKESSEGSFRTIMEAMRGTSGEDTSPVAGKTYQYYVVAYGADGKESAASNTISVEIPAETTPIDPQPGNDPNQDETVPDNGENIDGQNGTDQGNTIPGGTDNGTGTDQVPTSPGGNNGNGTGGTGNSNDNFGNGNDTNTGNGQTTTPDSGITDENTMTNPENTDASTTGAIMDGSQEGTSNGHSNSNRGRHNRD; encoded by the coding sequence ATGCCAAACGATTCATTGTCCAGATCCGGCAATCGCAATAGAAACACATCTAAAGAGAAGCCGAAGGGCAAGAAAAAGAAAATAACAGGTAAGCGAGTTGGGTGGACGCTGTTTATTACAGCAGCATTAGCCATATTTTGCGCACTTGGTGGTTATTTATTTGTCATGGTTAATGGCGAAAAAATCTACAAAGCCAACAAGGACAAAATTACAGTGAACGAGACATCAAAGGTGTATGACCGCAACGGTGTGCTCATGGGTGAGCTGTCTGTGCAAAAAAGTGACCCAGTGAAAAGTGAAGAAATTCCACCGTTGCTCAAAAAAGCTTTTATCGCAACTGAGGATAAGCGTTTTATGGAGCATCAAGGAGTTGATATTTGGTCTATCGGTCGGGCGGCAGTGAAGGATATCGTTGCTCGTTCTGCGGTGGAGGGCGGCAGTACGCTGACTCAGCAGTTGGCCAAAAACTTGTTTTTGACACGTGACAAAACCTTTTTCCGTAAAGCGACAGAGGTATCCATCGCAATGGCGCTGGAGCGGAATTTGACTAAAGATGAAATTATTACGTTATATCTGAATCGGATTTGGTTTGGACGCTCATATTCTGGAATTAAGGCAGCGTCGGAAGGCTATTTTGGTGTGTCAGACTTAAACGAATTAAAGTTGTGGCAAGTCGCTACACTAGCAGCAATTCCGAAAGGGCCATCCAAGTATAATCCGATCAGTAACCCGGAAAACTCAAAGGCCCGGCGTGCAGTGGTTCTCCAGCTGATGTTTGAGCAGGGAATGATTGGCAAGCAGGAAATGGAAGAAGCCAAGGCTATAAATTACGATTACAAACAACCGGAAAAAGTGCAAAAGTATCAAAATTTTATGGAATATGTCATGGATGAGGCAGAGGATGCCTTGCCAGGAGTCAGCGGCAATGATCTGATTATTGGTGGTTATAAAATTCATACGACAATGGATGCTCAGGCTCAAAATGCGCTGGACCAAGCGATGGCAGATGATGATATGTTCGAAAAGAGTCCAGACGATCAGCCTGTTCAAGCCTCTATGGTTATTATTAACAACCAAACAGGTGGTATTGCCGCGATGGCACCCGGACGGGATTACAAAAAGGGAACCTTCAATCGTGCGACACAGAGCCGCAGACAGCCAGGATCGGCCTTTAAGCCGCTTGTAGCCTATGCGCCAGCTCTTGAATCCGGTAAATTTACGATAGATACTCCTTTGAGTAACGAACGGCAGAGCTTTAACGGATACAGTCCGAAAAACTTGCATGGTTACTCTTCGACCATCAGCATGATCGATGCCATTACGAAGTCTGAAAATATACCACCTGTATGGTTGTTGAACCAAATCGGTGTGGAAAAAGGGGTTCAATTCGCCGAGAGCGTAGGCATACCGATGGACAAAAATGATCACTCGCTTGCTATCGCATTGGGGGGGTTAAGCAAAGGAACAAATACCCTCGAAATGGCGCAGGCCTATAGCGCTTTTGCCAATAAGGGACAATTCCAAAAGGCTTACTCCATTAAGCAAATTAACAATAGTGATGATCAAGTGGTTTATACTCATAATGAGGAATCCAAATCTGTTATGAGTGAGAAAACGGCTTATGAAATGACAAAAATGATGCAAAATGTGGTCAATAGCGGTACAGGTCGCAAAGCACGTATTGACTGGCCTGTAGCTGGTAAAACGGGTACGACCCAAAGTGGAATCAGCGGCAACAGTGGTAACCGGGACATTTGGTTTGTCGGTTATACGCCGGAATATACCGGAGCGGTATGGATGGGGTATGACAAGCCGGACAGTAAGCATATGTTGAGAAACTACAGTGGACAGTCGGCAGCCTTCTTCGGAAGGGTCATGGGTGAAGCTCTCAAGGGGCATCCGGTAACGCAATTTAGCGAGCCGAAGGGATATGAACCACCGGTTGAAGAGAAGCCAGAAGAGCCGGTTCAGGCCACCGCTCCTAGCGGACTGAGCGGGTCTTATAGTCAGGATACCCAAATTGTATCGTTGTCTTGGAATGCGGCAGAGGGAGACAATGTACAATACCGTGTTTATCGTAAAGAGTCTTCCGAAGGAAGCTTCCGGACGATTATGGAGGCGATGAGAGGCACGAGTGGTGAAGATACGTCTCCTGTAGCTGGAAAAACGTATCAATACTATGTCGTAGCTTATGGAGCGGATGGTAAAGAATCCGCAGCTTCCAATACGATTAGTGTAGAAATTCCGGCAGAGACTACTCCGATAGATCCGCAGCCAGGAAACGATCCTAATCAGGATGAAACCGTACCGGATAATGGCGAGAATATAGACGGTCAGAACGGCACAGACCAGGGGAATACGATTCCTGGAGGTACTGATAACGGTACTGGTACTGACCAAGTTCCAACGTCTCCTGGAGGTAACAATGGAAATGGTACTGGAGGCACAGGCAACAGTAACGACAATTTTGGGAACGGAAACGATACAAATACGGGGAATGGTCAGACGACTACACCGGATTCAGGTATAACTGATGAAAATACTATGACCAATCCAGAAAATACAGATGCATCTACCACAGGTGCTATTATGGATGGAAGTCAGGAAGGCACATCCAACGGTCATTCAAACTCCAATCGTGGACGTCACAACCGGGATTAG
- the hfq gene encoding RNA chaperone Hfq: MNKSINIQDTFLNQLRKDSIPVTVYLINGFQVRGTIKAFDNFTIVIDSDGKQQLIYKHAISTFTPQRNVSLVQQDNASDN; encoded by the coding sequence ATGAACAAGTCTATTAATATCCAAGATACGTTTCTGAACCAATTGCGCAAGGATTCTATACCTGTAACGGTATACCTCATCAATGGATTCCAGGTGCGAGGAACGATTAAAGCATTTGACAATTTTACAATTGTTATCGATTCGGATGGAAAGCAACAGCTGATCTACAAGCATGCCATCTCCACCTTTACACCGCAACGCAACGTATCGCTTGTACAACAAGATAACGCTAGCGATAACTGA
- the miaA gene encoding tRNA (adenosine(37)-N6)-dimethylallyltransferase MiaA, with product MTVASKPKLLVLVGPTAVGKTKLSIEMARQFDAEIISGDSMQVYRHMDIGTAKISEQEMKGIKHHLIDIHEPEYPYSVAQFQEDCRRLIPDIQSRGKLPFIVGGTGLYVESVCYEYQFSEVGADEAFRQEQLDYADQFGAEALHARLKAVDPESALRLHPNDRRRVVRALEIYHVSGTTLSSQLASQKKESPYQLCIVGLTMDRQMLYKRIEDRIDGMLDQGLVAEVTSLMERGVRSDAISMQGLGYKEISSYLRGEVSLEEAVTWLKRDTRHFAKRQLSWFRHMKDIQWVDVTDFENFSAHVARIHEIIAGKFRTDLEYTSKQSK from the coding sequence TTGACAGTGGCATCTAAGCCTAAACTACTTGTTCTTGTTGGCCCGACTGCGGTTGGCAAGACGAAACTAAGCATCGAAATGGCTCGACAATTTGACGCGGAAATTATTTCCGGGGATTCCATGCAGGTATACCGTCATATGGACATTGGAACTGCCAAAATTTCCGAACAGGAAATGAAAGGAATCAAGCACCATTTAATCGATATTCATGAGCCTGAATACCCATATTCAGTAGCCCAATTTCAGGAAGACTGTCGTCGTCTCATACCTGATATTCAATCTAGGGGAAAGCTACCTTTCATCGTAGGCGGAACGGGTTTGTATGTAGAATCGGTTTGCTATGAATACCAGTTTTCTGAGGTAGGGGCTGATGAAGCTTTTCGCCAGGAACAGCTTGACTATGCCGATCAGTTTGGGGCCGAAGCGCTTCATGCGCGACTAAAGGCAGTTGATCCCGAAAGTGCACTTCGTCTGCATCCTAATGATCGTCGTCGAGTCGTGAGAGCGCTGGAAATTTACCATGTTAGCGGAACAACACTTAGCTCTCAACTTGCCAGTCAAAAAAAGGAATCTCCCTACCAACTCTGCATCGTAGGTTTGACAATGGATAGGCAAATGCTATATAAACGTATTGAAGACCGAATTGACGGGATGCTCGATCAAGGGCTTGTTGCTGAGGTAACCTCCTTAATGGAACGGGGAGTGCGAAGCGATGCCATCTCCATGCAAGGTCTAGGCTATAAAGAGATATCCTCCTACCTGCGGGGAGAGGTGTCTTTGGAGGAGGCGGTGACTTGGCTAAAACGGGATACGCGCCATTTTGCGAAGCGACAGCTCTCGTGGTTTCGCCATATGAAGGATATCCAGTGGGTAGATGTCACTGATTTCGAAAATTTTTCTGCTCATGTAGCCCGAATACACGAAATTATAGCAGGAAAGTTCCGGACAGACCTTGAATATACATCAAAACAATCCAAATGA
- a CDS encoding class I SAM-dependent methyltransferase: protein MLQDWENREEEKQMMLREKQAELLVTTGDSPSDEVVERAKLLAAELGVLYAPRRGISVAKLIAAHRVRQALVLVQGGVRLIGPEQSPMIFHPSMGFIRAKRVLKGEADPMLTAARLAPGDTVLDCTAGLGTDSLLFSIGTGSSGQVTAVESSFPVYALIKDGMRHYRSGNAVVDKAFSDIDVRYGHHLDYLRSLPNRSVDIIYFDPMFRDPLLDSSAIGPLRGLANPDALNEESIAHAKRVARKTIVLKEKRGSGEFARLGFRVEQRGTTKTVYGVIDIDSGI from the coding sequence ATGTTGCAGGATTGGGAAAACCGTGAAGAAGAAAAGCAGATGATGCTTCGTGAGAAGCAAGCTGAATTACTGGTCACGACAGGAGATTCTCCCTCGGACGAGGTTGTGGAGCGCGCAAAGTTGCTTGCAGCCGAGCTTGGGGTGCTGTACGCTCCACGTCGCGGCATATCAGTAGCTAAGCTAATCGCTGCTCACAGAGTCCGTCAGGCTCTGGTGCTGGTGCAGGGCGGGGTGAGGCTGATTGGCCCGGAACAATCACCGATGATTTTTCATCCAAGCATGGGATTCATTCGAGCTAAAAGGGTATTAAAGGGCGAGGCTGATCCGATGTTGACGGCTGCCCGACTTGCCCCGGGTGATACCGTGCTCGATTGCACGGCAGGGCTCGGTACGGATTCTCTTCTATTCTCGATTGGAACGGGAAGCTCTGGACAAGTTACAGCTGTGGAGAGTTCCTTCCCTGTCTATGCATTAATCAAGGATGGGATGAGGCATTACCGTTCCGGTAACGCTGTAGTGGATAAAGCCTTTTCAGACATTGACGTTCGTTATGGTCATCATCTGGACTATTTGCGTAGCTTGCCGAATCGAAGTGTAGATATTATTTATTTTGACCCGATGTTCCGTGATCCGTTGCTTGATTCCAGTGCAATCGGTCCATTGAGAGGATTGGCTAATCCAGATGCGTTGAATGAAGAAAGTATTGCTCATGCGAAAAGGGTTGCACGAAAAACAATTGTATTGAAAGAAAAAAGGGGTAGCGGAGAGTTTGCCCGCCTCGGCTTCCGTGTGGAGCAACGGGGCACAACGAAAACAGTGTACGGAGTGATTGATATTGACAGTGGCATCTAA